The genomic DNA CCAGGCCCGCGATGCGCAGCGTCACGGTCGTGCCGGGCGCCAGCCAGCGCGGCGGCGTGTGCGCGCCGGCGACGCCGGCAGGCGTGCCGGTGGCGATCACGTCGCCCGGGTCCAGGGGCATGCGGGCCGAGATATGGGCGATGAGCTCGGCCAGGCCGAACAACATGCGCGAGGTCGACGAGCGTTGCAGCACGTCGCCGTCCACGTCCAGGCCGATGTCCAGCGCCATGGGGTCGCCGGCCGCGTCAGGGGTGGTCAGCCACGGTCCGAGCGGGCCCGAGGTGGGCTGGTTCTTGCCGCGTACGAAGCCGCCGTCGGCCTTCACCAGCGCGGTGGCGCTCACGTCGTTGAACACGGCATAGGCGCACACATGCGACAACGCGTCTTCGCGGGACACCCGCAAGGCCGGCTTGCCGATGACGGCGGCAAGCTCGGCCTCATAGGTGACCTGCTCGACGCCGGGCGCCAGCACGATGGCCTCGCCCGGTCCGATCACCGTGCGGCCCGATTTCACGAACACCGCCGGCTCGCCCGGCGGCGTCATGTTCCGCTCGGCCAGGGCATCGGTGTAGTTGAAGGCCGCGCCCACGATCTTGCCCGGGCGGGGCAGGGGCGCGGCCAGCCGCAGCCCGGCCAGCGGCCGCCAGGCCTCGGGCGGGGGCGCCAGTGACTGCAGGCGCTGGCCCACTTCCGCCAGGCCCCGCTCGACCCAGGCCAGCATGTCGGGCCGCAGCCCGTCCAGCACGGCCACGCACGCGGGATGCGCGCCGTCCAGCACGCGCGCCTGGCCGCCGTCGGGATCGCCTTGCAGCCAGCCCGGGACGATGACGCCGTCCTCGCGATGAAAGGAGACGAAGCGCATGCTCAGGCCACCCGGTACTTGTCCAGCACCTCGCGCCGGACCTCGATGCCCAGGCCCGCGCCGGTCGGAATCCGCACGACGCCGCCAGTCTGCACGATGGGCTCGGCCGACAGGAAGTCGCGGAAGGGGTTCTCGCATTGCTCGAATTCCAGCAGCGGCGGCATGGGCCGGTAGCTGGGCGGCTGGTCGGGCAGGGCGGCCAGGAAGTGCAGCGTGGCGGCCAGGCCGATCGCCGAGCCCCAGGCATGCGGCACGCATTCCACGCCGTGCGCGGCGGCCAGCGTGGCGATCTTGCGGCATTCGCTGATGCCGCCCGCCGCGCACACGTCGGGCTGGATGATGTCCATGGCCTTGCGCGAGACCAGGTCCCGGAAGCCCCAGCGGGTGAACTCGTTTTCGCCGCCGGCCACGGCCATGTCCAGCGCCCGCGTCACTTCCACGTAGCCGTCCACGTCCTCGGGGGAAATCGGCTCCTCGAACCATTCCACGTTCAGCTGTTCCAGCTCGCGGCCCAGGCGGATGGCCTGCGGCACCGTGAAGCAGTGGTTGGCGTCCACCATCAGGCGCACATCGTCGCCGACGGCGCGGCGCACCGCGGCCACGCGTTCGATGTCCAGCTTGGGCGAGCCCAGGCCGATCTTCATCTTCACGGCGGTGAAGCCCTCGGCGGCATAGCCCTGCGCCTCCTCCACGGCCTCCTCGATGAGACGGTCCATGTCGATGAAGTACAGGCCCGTGGCGTAGGCCTGCACCTCGGTGCGATAGGCGCCGCCGATCAGCTTGTGGACCGGCTTGCCGCACACCTTGCCGATGATGTCCCACAGCGCGATGTCGATGCCGCTCAGGGCCGAGATCGACATGCCCTTGCTGCCATAGTCCTTGATGCGGTTGTACAGGTCCTCCCAGATCACCTCCACGTCGAAGGCGTCGCGGCCGATGAGGCGCGGCGCGTACTGGCTCTCGATGAAGGCGCGGGCGACTTGCGAGGGGCCGTAGCATTCGCCCCAGCCCACGACGCCGTCCTGGGTCTCGATCTCGACGATGCACGAGCCGCGGGTTTTGTAGAGCCAGCCGCGCGACGACGTGAAGGGACGCTCGACCGGCGCGCTGACGACATGGCAGGTCACTTTCTTGATGATGCTCACGGATGCCTCACTGGGGTTTGGAAGATTGCTTGAAGACCTTGCTGCCCACTTCGTTCAGGGCGCCCTGCACGGCTTGGATTTCCTTCTCCAGCGCGTCGCCGGTCAGGTCGTCCACCACGAAGCCGTTCTGGTCGGCGAAGGCGAGGAACTTGGGACTCTGGATGGCCTTGCGGAAGGCCTCGATGAGGCGCTGGCGCACCGGCTCGGGAATGCCTGCGGGCGCGACGACATAGGCCATCTGCACCAGCGGGCCATAGGGGAAGGCGTCATGCCCGGCCTCCTTGAAGGTCGGCACGTCGGGCAGCACCTTCAGGCGCTGCGTGTCGAACACCGCCAGCGGCTTCACATAGCCCGCGTCGATCTGGCCGCGGCTTTCCGAGGGCTTGAGCACGGCGGCCTCGATCTGCTTGCCCGACAGGTCGGCGATCACGCGCGAACCGCCGGGATAGGGCACGTTCACGTAGCCCACGCCCGCGGCGCGCGCGGTCATCTCGGCGAAGATGTGGTTCAGGTTGTTGGTGCCGGGCGTGCCGATCGACACCTTGCCCGGATTGGCCTTCATGTGGGCCAGGAAGGCGTCCACGTCGGCCGGGCCGTCCTTGGGCACCAGCAGCATCAGCGGGTCGATGGAGACGCGGGCGATGTGGGTGAACTGCTCGTTGCGCAAGGGCGTCATCTTCTGCGCGATCTGCGCCAGCGTCGAGCTGGTGCCCATGCCCAGCACGTAGCCGTCGGCGGGGGCGTTGGCGACCTTGGTCAGCCCGATCGCGCCGGTGGCGCCCGGCGCGTTCTCGACCACCATGTTGATGCCGCTCTCGGACAGGATCTGCTGCAGCGCGCGCGCGGCGATGTCGTTCGAGCCGCCCGCGTTCCAGGGCACGATGTAACGGATTTCGCGGTTGGGGAAGTTGCTGTCGGCGGTCCAGCCCAGCGCCGGGGCGCCGATCAGGCAAGCGCCAAGAATTGCCTTTTTTATCAAGGACATGTTTGTCTCCTCTGTGGGAATGCCAGATGCCTGGCTTGTGGTGTTCTGGGGTCAGTATAAGCATTGTTATAACGAACAACAATAGAAAAACGTGGTCAAATCCCCTTCAGGAAAAATTGGCCATGCGCGCCAGGGAGACAGTCCAGTGTCAGACAGCCGGCTCAAACCGATAGACCGCCAGACGCTTTGGGACCGCGCCTATGCGGAGCTACGCAATGCCTTGCTGGCGGGACGTTTCGCGCCCGGCGAGCGCATCCTGCTGCGCGAGATCGCCGCGGAACTGGGCATCAGCCTGACGCCCGTGCGCGACGCGGTGAACCATCTGATTGCCGAGCGCGTGCTCGAACGTGGCTCGGGCGGGCAGGGCGGCGGCGCAACCGTGCCCCAGCTGGGCGCCGAGCAGTTCCGCCAGCTCACGATCATTCGCGCCGACATCGAATCGCGTGCCGCGCTGGAAGCCGCGCTGCACGCCACCGATGACGACGTGGCGCGGCTGAGCGGCTGCCTGGAAGGCATGCGGACCATGATCGAGCAGGAAAGCGGCGCGGAACGGCGCCAGGGCTACCTGGACCTGCACCGGCAGTTCCACTTCGGCATCTATGCGCTGGCAGACCTGCCGGTGATCCACGACATCATCGAGAACCTGTGGCTGCGTTGCGGCCCCATGCTGACGGCCGTGCTGCCGGAATACGTGCCCTACCTGAAGCGCGCCGACCACCACGAGGTGGCGCTGCGCGCCCTGGCCAATCGGGATGGCGAAGGCGTGGCCGCCGCCATCCGCCGCGACATCACCGAGGCGGGGACCTATATCCACCTGCTGCTGCAGACGGCGGAGCAGGAGGCGGGGGCGCGGGTCTAGGCATGGGGCGCGTGGTTCAGCATCGCTTGGCCTACGTCCACCTCATCTGCGAGGTTCGTCGTGACCTGGGGGGCCTGCTCACCCGCAGGCTGCTCGGCGCCGTTTAGTCGAGCCAGGCAAAAATGAAGCCACCCGCGGGTGGCTTCATTTTTGCCTTGGCCGTCCCGGCGTCCGGGTCAGCCTTTCTTCTGCGCCGAGCGTGCCCGCAGGATCTCGTCCAGCACCAGCAGGATGGCGCCGCACACGATGCCGATGTCGGCCACGTTGAAGGCCGGGTAGTACCAGTCGCGCCAGTAGAACAGCAGGAAGTCGATGACGTGGCCGTGCTGCGTGCGGTCGATCACGTTGCCCAGCGCGCCGCCCAGGATCATGGAGAGCGCCAGGCAGAAGCGGAACTGGCCGCGGTTGCGATGCAGCAGCCACAGGATGAAGACCGCCGCGCCCACGCCCAGCGCCGTGAACAGCCAGCGCTGCCAGCCGCCCGCCGTGCTGAGGAAGCTGAAGGCCGCGCCCCGGTTGTAGAGCAGCGTGAAGTCGAAGATCGGCAGCAGGTTGATCCGTTCGCCATACTGCAGCGCGCTGTCGAAGTAGACCTTGGTCCACTGGTCGACGAGGATGATGGCCAGCGCCAGCGCCAGCCACGGCCAGAGGGCAGGCCGGCGCGCCGGGGCGCCGTCTGCCTGGCCGGTGGGAGCGGGGCCGCTCATCGGGTTACCTGCGTGCTGCGCACTCCGGTCTTCGCCCTTTGGGCGGCCCGGCGCGCTCATGCCGCGCTGCGCGGTTCGCCCGCGCCGAACAGGTTGCTGACGCAACGGCCGCACAGGCCCAGGTACTTGCTGTCGGCGCCCACGTCGGCACGGTAGTGCCAGCAGCGCTCGCACTTGGCGTGCGCCGAGGGCGCGATGGCCACGCGCAGCTCGCCTTCGCCCGCATGCACGGTCGCGCGCGAGACGATCAGCACGAAGCGCAGGTCGTCGCCCAGGCTTTGCAGCACGGCCAGGTCGTCGCCGCTGGCGTGGATGTCCACTTCCGCCTGCAGCGACGCGCCGATGCTGCCCTGCGTGCGGACGTCTTCCAGCTGGCGGGTGACCTCGGCGCGCAGCGTGCGCACGCGCGCCCACTTGTCCAGCAGCGCCGTGGCATCGGCCTCGACCGGCACCTGGTGATATTGCTCGGTGAAGATCGTGAGCGCGTCCGGCTTGACCAGCGCCCAGGCTTCCTCGGCCGTGAACGAGAGCACGGGGGCGATGAGCTTGAGCATCGTCTGCACCACGTGCCACAGCGCCGTCTGCGCCGAACGGCGCGACACGCTGTCGGCGCCGGTGGTGTAGAGGCGGTCCTTCAGGATGTCCAGGTAGAACGCGCCCAGGTCTTCCGAGCAGAACACCTGCAGCTTGGCGATGACCGGGTGGAATTCGTAGACGTCGTAGTGCGCCAGCGTCTCGGCCTGGAACTGCGCCAGGCGCGCCAGCGCCCAGCGGTCGATTTCCAGCAGCTGGTCGGCGGGCACGGCATGGACGGCAGGATCGAAATCGCTGGTGTTGGCCAGCAGGAAGCGCAGCGTGTTGCGGATGCGGCGATAGGCGTCGACCACGCGCGCCAGGATCTTGTCGTCGCCGGCGATGTCGCCGGAGTAGTCGCTGGCGGCCACCCACAGGCGGATGATTTCCGCGCCCAGCTTCTCGCTGGTCTTCTGCGGGTCCACGCCGTTGCCCAGCGACTTGCTCATCTTGCGGCCCTGGCTGTCCACGGTGAAGCCATGGGTCAGCAGGCTGCGGTAAGGCGCGCGGCCATACATGGCGCAGGCGGTCAGCAGCGACGAGTGGAACCAGCCGCGATGCTGGTCATGGCCTTCCAGGTACAGGTCGGCCTCGATGCCGTGCGTGTGGTGGCCCAGGTCGCGCTCGCCGCCTTCGGCCAGTTCGTCGTCCAGGTGCGAGCCGCGCAGCACGTGGAAGTGCGTCGTGCCCGAGTCGAACCACACGTCCAGGATGTCGTTGCTCTTGGTGTATTGCTGGGCATCCTCGGCGCCGATCAGCGATTCCGGCGTGGCCTTGCTCCAGGCCTCGATGCCGCCTTCCTCCACCAGCAGCGCCGCCTGCTCCATGATCTCCATGGTGCGCGGATGCAGCTCGCCCGTGGCGTTGTGCAGGAAGAAAGGCAGGGGCACGCCCCAGGACCGCTGGCGCGAAATACACCAGTCGGGCCGGTTGGCGATCATGTCGTGCAGGCGCGCCTTGCCGTTCTTGGGATAGAAACTGGTCTGCTCGATGGCGTCCAGCGCCATTTCGCGCAGCGTGCGCGGCGCCTTGTCGGACGTGAAGACGCCTTCGCCCTCGTCCATGCGCACGAACCACTGCGCGGCGGCGCGGTAGATGACCGGCGACTTGTGGCGCCAGCAGTGCGGATAGCTGTGGGTGATGGTTTCCGTGGCCAGCAGGCGGCCGGCGTCGCGCAGCGTGTCGATGACGACAGGCGCGGCCTTGAAGATGAACTGGCCGCCGAAGAGCGGCAGCGTGTCGGCATAGACGCCGTTGGTCTGCACCGGGTTCAGGATGTCGTCGTGCGAGAAGCCATTGCTCATGCACGACTGGAAGTCGTCCACGCCATAGGCGGGGGCCGAATGCACGATACCCGTGCCGTCATCGGCGGTGGCATAGTCGGCCAGGAAGATGGGGCTCACGCGCTGGTAGCCCGCATCCACGTCGTACAGCGGATGCTTGAAGGTGATGCGGTCCAGTGCCGCGCCCGCCACGGTGGCCAGCACGGTGCCTTCCAGCTGGTAGCGGGCCAGGGCCTTTTCCACCAGGGCCTCGGCCAGCAGCAGCACGCCGCGCTCGGTCTGCACCAGCGCGTAGTTCAGCTCGGGATTCAGGTTCAGCGCCTGGTTGGCGGGAATCGTCCAGGCCGTGGTCGTCCAGATGACGGCGTAGGCGGGTTGGGGCAGCGACGCCAGGCCGAAGGCCGCGGCCAGCTTTTCCGGCTCGGCGCATTCGAAGGCGACGTCCAGCGTCTGCGACTTCTTGTCGGCGTATTCGATCTCGAACTCGGCCAGCGAGCTGCGGCAGTCGAAGCACCAGTACACGGGCTTCAGGCCGCGATAGACGAAACCGCGCTGCATGATGCGCTTGAGCGCCCGGATCTCGTCGGCCTCGTTGCGCGGGTTCATCGTCAGGTAGGGGCGGTCCCAGTCCGCCAGCACGCCCAGGCGCTTGAAGTCCTTCATCT from Orrella dioscoreae includes the following:
- a CDS encoding fumarylacetoacetate hydrolase family protein, with the protein product MRFVSFHREDGVIVPGWLQGDPDGGQARVLDGAHPACVAVLDGLRPDMLAWVERGLAEVGQRLQSLAPPPEAWRPLAGLRLAAPLPRPGKIVGAAFNYTDALAERNMTPPGEPAVFVKSGRTVIGPGEAIVLAPGVEQVTYEAELAAVIGKPALRVSREDALSHVCAYAVFNDVSATALVKADGGFVRGKNQPTSGPLGPWLTTPDAAGDPMALDIGLDVDGDVLQRSSTSRMLFGLAELIAHISARMPLDPGDVIATGTPAGVAGAHTPPRWLAPGTTVTLRIAGLGGFSNPVIAAAG
- a CDS encoding mandelate racemase/muconate lactonizing enzyme family protein, which encodes MSIIKKVTCHVVSAPVERPFTSSRGWLYKTRGSCIVEIETQDGVVGWGECYGPSQVARAFIESQYAPRLIGRDAFDVEVIWEDLYNRIKDYGSKGMSISALSGIDIALWDIIGKVCGKPVHKLIGGAYRTEVQAYATGLYFIDMDRLIEEAVEEAQGYAAEGFTAVKMKIGLGSPKLDIERVAAVRRAVGDDVRLMVDANHCFTVPQAIRLGRELEQLNVEWFEEPISPEDVDGYVEVTRALDMAVAGGENEFTRWGFRDLVSRKAMDIIQPDVCAAGGISECRKIATLAAAHGVECVPHAWGSAIGLAATLHFLAALPDQPPSYRPMPPLLEFEQCENPFRDFLSAEPIVQTGGVVRIPTGAGLGIEVRREVLDKYRVA
- a CDS encoding Bug family tripartite tricarboxylate transporter substrate binding protein; this encodes MSLIKKAILGACLIGAPALGWTADSNFPNREIRYIVPWNAGGSNDIAARALQQILSESGINMVVENAPGATGAIGLTKVANAPADGYVLGMGTSSTLAQIAQKMTPLRNEQFTHIARVSIDPLMLLVPKDGPADVDAFLAHMKANPGKVSIGTPGTNNLNHIFAEMTARAAGVGYVNVPYPGGSRVIADLSGKQIEAAVLKPSESRGQIDAGYVKPLAVFDTQRLKVLPDVPTFKEAGHDAFPYGPLVQMAYVVAPAGIPEPVRQRLIEAFRKAIQSPKFLAFADQNGFVVDDLTGDALEKEIQAVQGALNEVGSKVFKQSSKPQ
- a CDS encoding GntR family transcriptional regulator gives rise to the protein MSDSRLKPIDRQTLWDRAYAELRNALLAGRFAPGERILLREIAAELGISLTPVRDAVNHLIAERVLERGSGGQGGGATVPQLGAEQFRQLTIIRADIESRAALEAALHATDDDVARLSGCLEGMRTMIEQESGAERRQGYLDLHRQFHFGIYALADLPVIHDIIENLWLRCGPMLTAVLPEYVPYLKRADHHEVALRALANRDGEGVAAAIRRDITEAGTYIHLLLQTAEQEAGARV
- the lspA gene encoding signal peptidase II, which produces MSGPAPTGQADGAPARRPALWPWLALALAIILVDQWTKVYFDSALQYGERINLLPIFDFTLLYNRGAAFSFLSTAGGWQRWLFTALGVGAAVFILWLLHRNRGQFRFCLALSMILGGALGNVIDRTQHGHVIDFLLFYWRDWYYPAFNVADIGIVCGAILLVLDEILRARSAQKKG
- the ileS gene encoding isoleucine--tRNA ligase: MDYKDTLNLPDTAFPMRGDLARREPAWIAEWEAKRVYQAIREIGRGRPRFVLHDGPPYANGQIHMGHAVNKILKDIIVKSRQLGGMDAVYVPGWDCHGLPIENQIEKTHGRNLGRDEVQAKSRAYATEQIALQMKDFKRLGVLADWDRPYLTMNPRNEADEIRALKRIMQRGFVYRGLKPVYWCFDCRSSLAEFEIEYADKKSQTLDVAFECAEPEKLAAAFGLASLPQPAYAVIWTTTAWTIPANQALNLNPELNYALVQTERGVLLLAEALVEKALARYQLEGTVLATVAGAALDRITFKHPLYDVDAGYQRVSPIFLADYATADDGTGIVHSAPAYGVDDFQSCMSNGFSHDDILNPVQTNGVYADTLPLFGGQFIFKAAPVVIDTLRDAGRLLATETITHSYPHCWRHKSPVIYRAAAQWFVRMDEGEGVFTSDKAPRTLREMALDAIEQTSFYPKNGKARLHDMIANRPDWCISRQRSWGVPLPFFLHNATGELHPRTMEIMEQAALLVEEGGIEAWSKATPESLIGAEDAQQYTKSNDILDVWFDSGTTHFHVLRGSHLDDELAEGGERDLGHHTHGIEADLYLEGHDQHRGWFHSSLLTACAMYGRAPYRSLLTHGFTVDSQGRKMSKSLGNGVDPQKTSEKLGAEIIRLWVAASDYSGDIAGDDKILARVVDAYRRIRNTLRFLLANTSDFDPAVHAVPADQLLEIDRWALARLAQFQAETLAHYDVYEFHPVIAKLQVFCSEDLGAFYLDILKDRLYTTGADSVSRRSAQTALWHVVQTMLKLIAPVLSFTAEEAWALVKPDALTIFTEQYHQVPVEADATALLDKWARVRTLRAEVTRQLEDVRTQGSIGASLQAEVDIHASGDDLAVLQSLGDDLRFVLIVSRATVHAGEGELRVAIAPSAHAKCERCWHYRADVGADSKYLGLCGRCVSNLFGAGEPRSAA